In one window of Hevea brasiliensis isolate MT/VB/25A 57/8 chromosome 10, ASM3005281v1, whole genome shotgun sequence DNA:
- the LOC131169363 gene encoding proline-rich receptor-like protein kinase PERK9 — translation MGIPSSLPTNPNPSPSPPLPQSPPPQTPPLPQSPPPQSPPPSPSQIPPFIPPTPLSPQSEPQNETQIPDTHSPEPAPEPMPTQTKTQGKTKKRLQVNLKKPLSENGNDWTDFAKIREPVYKDLTLEFLSSLRIQDINIEWQQTVYDPVQFWKDIAPFGGYYTQRTAKGSRIVDHVLKYLHRFITYLCFRKGTRYDCGSLGICFSCGA, via the exons ATGGGTATTCCATCCTCATTAcccacaaaccctaaccccagcccTAGTCCGCCGCTCCCTCAGTCACCGCCACCACAAACGCCGCCATTACCTCAATCGCCACCACCTCAGTCACCGCCACCATCCCCAAGCCAAATACCACCTTTCATTCCGCCGACTCCCCTCTCGCCGCAATCCGAGCCACAAAATGAAACACAAATTCCCGACACCCATTCCCCAGAACCAGCGCCTGAACCTATGCCCACTCAAACGAAAACCCAAGGCAAAACAAAAAAAAGGCTGCAAGTAAACTTAAAAAAACCCCTGTCGGAAAACGGAAACGA CTGGACTGACTTTGCTAaaattagggaaccagtgtacaaggatCTAACCCTCGAATTTTTGAGTTCCCTAAG gattcAGGATATAAACATTGAGTGGCAGCAAACTGTTTATGACCCTGTTCAATTCTGGAAGGATATTGCACCTTTTGGGGGTTATTATACACAGAGGACTGCAAAAGGCTCTAGGATAGTTGACCATGTATTGAAATACCTCCACAGGTTCATTACTTACCTttgttttaggaaggggacacgaTATGATTGTGGGTCTTTGGGGATTTGTTTCtcttgtggtgcatga